One window of Terriglobales bacterium genomic DNA carries:
- a CDS encoding DUF2252 domain-containing protein: MTTTPNILDVQTRKGHGQSKRRTVKRSDQAQWDPKRRSFDPVYLLIAANRDRIPELLPIKMARMAASPFSFYRGSVPLMAADLATLPVTEINVRICGDAHVRNLGAFAGPDGRLYFDINDFDETVVGPWEWDVKRLAASLVLAGREAGNSDQLCRQAVRVFMKTYREAMLRFSAMPKLEMAKYRVHRPFIGPPAKSVLRKAEHSTPLQNLEKLTVKKRNGAFHFKNAKPFLYPVSKSVAAAVLKALAGYRETLSPERRHLFDFYQPVDVAFKIVGIGSVGQRDYVVLHFAGGADDPLFLQVKEETQSSYAPLVTSTSDYRNQGQRVVEGQRAIQTQSDLLLGWTSFEGRDYLVRQLSDHKASIADEDLRGKGLTLYAHTCGELLAKGHARSGDPCTLAGYFGTGPNLDKAIEQFAVAYADQVTLDYEKFRDAIRAGRIKAARKAS; encoded by the coding sequence ATGACGACCACCCCCAACATTCTTGACGTCCAGACTCGCAAGGGCCACGGCCAGAGCAAGCGCAGAACTGTCAAACGTTCTGACCAGGCCCAATGGGATCCCAAGCGCCGCTCTTTCGATCCGGTGTACCTGCTGATCGCCGCTAATCGCGACCGCATTCCCGAACTCCTGCCCATCAAGATGGCCCGTATGGCGGCATCTCCCTTCAGCTTCTACCGCGGATCGGTGCCGCTAATGGCTGCCGATCTGGCCACCCTTCCGGTAACGGAAATCAACGTTCGGATCTGCGGCGACGCTCATGTGCGCAACCTCGGCGCTTTCGCCGGCCCCGATGGCCGCCTCTATTTCGACATCAACGATTTTGATGAGACCGTGGTCGGCCCGTGGGAGTGGGATGTCAAACGCCTTGCCGCCAGCCTGGTTCTGGCGGGACGCGAGGCGGGAAACTCCGATCAGCTCTGCCGCCAGGCGGTTCGTGTCTTCATGAAGACCTATCGCGAGGCGATGCTCCGCTTCTCTGCCATGCCTAAGCTGGAAATGGCAAAATACCGGGTGCATCGCCCGTTCATCGGGCCGCCAGCCAAAAGTGTTCTTCGTAAAGCCGAGCACTCTACGCCGCTGCAAAATCTTGAGAAATTGACGGTCAAGAAACGCAACGGAGCGTTCCACTTCAAGAATGCAAAACCATTCCTGTATCCGGTGTCGAAATCTGTCGCGGCAGCGGTTCTGAAGGCCTTGGCCGGGTACCGCGAGACCCTCAGCCCCGAGCGACGCCATCTTTTCGATTTCTATCAACCCGTCGACGTAGCCTTCAAAATCGTAGGCATCGGCAGTGTCGGGCAGCGTGATTACGTCGTATTGCACTTCGCCGGCGGAGCCGATGACCCTCTTTTTCTCCAGGTGAAAGAAGAAACCCAGTCCTCGTATGCGCCTCTTGTGACATCGACCTCTGATTATCGGAATCAGGGCCAGCGGGTAGTGGAGGGACAACGCGCGATTCAGACCCAGTCTGATCTGCTCCTGGGCTGGACCTCATTCGAGGGCCGCGATTATCTCGTCCGGCAATTGAGCGATCACAAGGCTTCGATCGCGGATGAAGACCTGCGTGGCAAGGGCCTTACTCTCTACGCTCACACCTGCGGAGAACTGCTGGCCAAGGGACATGCGCGCTCTGGTGATCCGTGCACGCTTGCGGGATACTTCGGCACGGGACCGAACCTGGATAAAGCAATCGAACAATTTGCCGTTGCCTACGCCGACCAGGTCACGCTGGATTACGAGAAGTTTCGTGATGCCATCCGCGCAGGGCGGATCAAGGCCGCGCGGAAGGCATCGTGA
- a CDS encoding ABC transporter ATP-binding protein, which produces MSKKHELRAALLSGFDDFDGGSITAGDDLEVCYGSVQVLWGVSLELARGQVAGMIGANGAGKTTTLNAIVGVLRAKRGRIEFKQADIGREAPHERVKRRITLVPEGRQLWPKMTVEENLLKGAFPAEFRKRAAANLEKVYALLPRLKERRAQLAGTLSGGEQQMCAIGRGLMAEPELLMLDEPSLGLAPKAVDEIFGFIADIGKQGVTILLVAQNVNYALQISQYAYLMESGRIAMKGSSASLLGNSYIQEAYLGTA; this is translated from the coding sequence ATGTCGAAGAAGCATGAGCTGCGCGCCGCTTTACTGAGCGGCTTCGATGATTTCGACGGCGGCTCGATAACCGCTGGCGATGACCTTGAGGTCTGCTACGGTAGCGTCCAAGTGTTGTGGGGTGTGTCACTCGAACTGGCAAGAGGGCAAGTGGCAGGCATGATCGGAGCCAACGGAGCGGGTAAGACGACTACGCTGAACGCAATTGTCGGTGTGCTAAGGGCAAAGAGGGGCCGCATTGAATTCAAACAGGCGGACATTGGGCGGGAAGCTCCCCATGAACGAGTGAAACGGCGGATTACGTTGGTGCCCGAGGGCCGGCAGCTATGGCCCAAGATGACGGTTGAGGAGAATCTGCTGAAGGGGGCTTTTCCGGCGGAGTTTCGCAAGCGCGCAGCCGCGAACCTGGAGAAAGTTTACGCGCTTCTGCCGCGTTTGAAAGAACGCCGCGCTCAGCTTGCTGGAACCCTCTCTGGAGGAGAGCAGCAGATGTGCGCCATAGGACGAGGGTTGATGGCTGAACCGGAATTATTAATGTTGGATGAGCCATCGCTGGGACTGGCGCCTAAAGCGGTAGATGAGATATTCGGGTTCATTGCCGACATCGGCAAACAGGGAGTCACAATTCTGCTGGTGGCGCAGAACGTAAACTACGCGCTGCAAATTTCCCAATATGCGTACCTGATGGAGTCAGGACGAATCGCCATGAAGGGTTCGAGCGCGTCGCTGTTGGGGAACTCGTATATTCAGGAGGCGTATCTGGGCACGGCGTAA
- a CDS encoding DUF6599 family protein: protein MKQVVLSILLLSTLGYAATSTGPALLPQNFAGWEKSASQTSNDPRQADPAHPELLREFGFSDGESATYTKPGHSMKVKAARFNDASGSYGAFTFYKTPEMATEKIGDQASSSYLQVLFYRGNVLVDVSLDTVTAMTAADLRQLADSIPLPTGSARNLPTLPTYLPKQGYVRNSAKYVIGPIGFSLVGASFPAEQVDFSQGAEIALGEYTTGKGTAQLTLIAYPTPQIAAAHLKTIDAAHEGQNAEKTNSGVAFFSRRSGPILAVITGSISASEAKSLLASVNYDADITWNENTFFSKRNNVGNLLVNIIVLIAILLGMAIVVGIAFGGVRILAKRFFPDRIFDRSEAVEIIRLDIGK, encoded by the coding sequence ATGAAGCAAGTTGTTCTATCAATTCTATTGCTGAGCACGCTGGGATATGCGGCTACTTCGACAGGTCCAGCGCTGCTTCCGCAGAACTTTGCTGGCTGGGAGAAGTCGGCTTCCCAGACCAGCAACGATCCGCGCCAGGCTGATCCGGCCCACCCAGAATTGCTGAGGGAGTTCGGGTTCAGTGACGGGGAATCCGCGACCTACACCAAGCCAGGGCATTCGATGAAGGTCAAGGCCGCCCGCTTCAACGATGCCAGCGGATCCTATGGCGCCTTCACGTTCTATAAGACGCCTGAAATGGCTACGGAGAAGATTGGAGACCAGGCTTCCTCATCGTACCTGCAGGTTCTCTTCTATCGCGGCAACGTGCTCGTGGACGTGAGTCTGGATACTGTAACTGCAATGACCGCAGCCGATCTGCGGCAGTTGGCGGACTCGATCCCGCTGCCCACGGGAAGTGCTCGGAACTTGCCCACTCTGCCCACCTATCTTCCCAAGCAGGGATACGTTCGCAACTCGGCTAAGTACGTGATAGGTCCGATCGGCTTCTCCCTGGTGGGAGCATCGTTTCCGGCTGAGCAGGTGGACTTCTCGCAAGGTGCAGAGATTGCGTTGGGAGAATACACGACCGGCAAGGGCACGGCGCAGCTCACGTTGATCGCATATCCTACGCCACAGATCGCCGCTGCCCATCTGAAGACGATCGATGCTGCCCATGAGGGTCAGAACGCCGAGAAAACTAACAGTGGTGTTGCATTTTTCTCCAGGCGAAGCGGGCCGATTCTCGCGGTCATAACAGGGTCGATATCTGCTTCCGAAGCCAAATCGCTGCTGGCTTCGGTCAACTACGACGCTGACATCACATGGAATGAAAATACGTTTTTCAGCAAGCGCAATAACGTTGGGAACTTGTTGGTCAACATTATTGTGCTGATTGCCATCCTGCTGGGTATGGCGATTGTGGTGGGAATTGCGTTCGGAGGAGTTCGCATCCTTGCCAAGCGCTTCTTCCCTGACCGCATTTTTGATCGCAGCGAGGCCGTCGAGATCATTCGCCTGGATATCGGGAAGTAG
- a CDS encoding N-acetylmuramoyl-L-alanine amidase, with protein sequence MTLSTRAASGCEKLDSSTLPGENLRSKIAWIPLATALFLVSFAALPGLAANSSQRKQQAQSQFEAAERMREALNGRPEKERTAREYKRVEDAYRRVYHLAPNSSKAVAGVVAVAELLAEQGHTLDDDSALEAAIGQYRFLRREYPGSKHRVQALLTIGQIYKDDLNDPEQARTTFDELLKLYPHAPQAAEASKALEEIKAAAEQKKNDKIANKKEAEDAGTVAETSRNTSSGSHAQPKESGRTGRPLLTGIRHWSTPDYTRVAIDLEAEVKYEGWRIPSPDRIYFDLKDTRLASTLVGKSFDVEDGFLKKIRVAQYLPDQARVVLDVDDVSEYSAFLLPNPYRLIIDIHGKKPGQSVARAEQPLSRKPFDKSQATSANVKAAKQSSAGEQSVELAAAKSANPPNQDLKSADAGIEEKPEAAKSASAGPAQSALKTSPSGQVAKTIVEADDEPPSSQSKEKSKAQNSPSDDQAKANSQPQLEKKVVAKVTDAGPSPKSRSRKGRTSDKPNAREAQPTLAGDRSLTRALGLKIGRIVVDAGHGGHDTGTIGPHGLEEKDLVLDVSLRLGKLLENRLGAEVIYTRDDDTFIPLETRTAIANQHEADLFISVHANSSRDPGARGVETYYLNFTSSRDALEVAARENAVSEKSIHELQDLVKKIALKEKIEESREFAFNVQQAMHSGLSGHASSMRDRGVKKAPFIVLIGANMPSILAEISFISNPGDEKKLQTPEYRQKIAESLFRGISKYVNGLSGIKVATKMSKAGVQ encoded by the coding sequence ATGACGCTCTCAACCAGAGCCGCTTCGGGTTGCGAAAAATTGGACTCCTCGACCCTCCCCGGAGAAAACCTCCGGAGCAAGATCGCCTGGATTCCCCTCGCTACGGCTCTGTTTCTTGTTTCCTTCGCTGCTCTTCCCGGCCTTGCCGCCAACTCTAGCCAGAGAAAACAGCAAGCTCAGAGTCAGTTCGAGGCCGCCGAGCGCATGCGCGAGGCGCTCAATGGCCGCCCCGAGAAAGAACGCACCGCGCGCGAATATAAGCGGGTGGAGGATGCCTACCGCCGTGTCTATCACCTAGCTCCCAACTCCTCCAAGGCGGTCGCCGGCGTAGTCGCCGTGGCTGAGCTCTTGGCAGAGCAGGGGCACACACTGGACGACGATAGCGCGCTGGAGGCCGCCATCGGCCAGTATCGGTTTCTTCGCCGTGAGTATCCGGGCAGCAAGCATCGCGTACAGGCTTTGCTCACCATCGGGCAAATCTACAAAGACGACCTGAATGATCCCGAGCAGGCGCGAACCACGTTTGACGAACTGCTGAAGCTCTACCCGCACGCCCCCCAGGCTGCAGAAGCCAGCAAGGCGCTGGAGGAGATCAAAGCAGCTGCAGAGCAGAAGAAGAACGACAAGATTGCCAACAAAAAAGAAGCGGAAGACGCCGGTACCGTGGCGGAAACGTCCAGGAATACTTCATCAGGCTCCCACGCTCAGCCAAAAGAGAGCGGAAGGACGGGACGCCCCCTTCTGACGGGAATCCGCCATTGGTCTACTCCAGACTATACAAGGGTAGCCATTGATCTCGAGGCGGAGGTCAAGTACGAGGGTTGGCGCATCCCGAGCCCCGATAGGATCTACTTTGACCTCAAGGATACGCGGCTGGCTTCCACCTTGGTCGGCAAGAGCTTTGACGTGGAGGACGGATTTCTTAAGAAGATACGCGTGGCCCAATACCTGCCCGATCAGGCCCGGGTGGTGCTGGATGTGGATGACGTCTCGGAATATTCCGCGTTTCTGCTTCCCAACCCCTATCGACTGATCATTGATATTCACGGCAAGAAGCCAGGCCAGTCAGTGGCGCGTGCCGAGCAGCCACTATCCAGGAAGCCGTTCGACAAATCGCAAGCTACGAGCGCAAATGTGAAGGCTGCAAAGCAATCATCGGCCGGAGAGCAGAGTGTAGAACTTGCCGCGGCAAAAAGCGCGAATCCCCCCAACCAGGATCTGAAATCTGCGGATGCAGGTATCGAGGAAAAGCCAGAGGCCGCTAAGAGTGCTTCGGCAGGTCCCGCACAATCGGCACTAAAAACAAGCCCGTCCGGTCAGGTCGCCAAGACTATCGTTGAGGCTGACGACGAGCCGCCCTCAAGCCAGTCGAAGGAAAAATCCAAGGCTCAGAACAGTCCATCGGACGATCAGGCGAAAGCCAATAGCCAGCCTCAGCTAGAGAAGAAGGTAGTTGCGAAGGTCACCGATGCCGGACCTTCGCCCAAGTCCCGCTCTCGAAAAGGCCGGACCAGTGATAAGCCGAACGCCCGCGAAGCGCAGCCTACTCTAGCCGGTGATCGTTCACTGACTCGTGCCCTGGGGCTGAAGATCGGGCGCATTGTTGTGGATGCCGGGCATGGCGGGCACGATACGGGCACGATTGGTCCTCATGGGCTGGAAGAGAAAGACCTGGTTCTGGATGTCAGTCTCCGCCTGGGGAAGTTGCTGGAGAACCGGCTGGGTGCAGAGGTCATCTACACTCGCGACGACGACACCTTCATTCCCCTGGAGACCCGTACAGCCATCGCCAACCAGCATGAGGCCGATCTCTTTATCTCCGTACATGCTAATTCCAGCCGCGATCCGGGCGCCCGCGGGGTGGAGACCTATTATTTGAACTTCACCTCCTCGCGCGATGCACTGGAGGTGGCGGCACGAGAGAACGCGGTTTCAGAGAAATCGATTCACGAATTGCAGGACCTGGTGAAGAAAATTGCCCTCAAGGAGAAGATCGAGGAATCTCGCGAATTCGCTTTCAACGTGCAGCAGGCGATGCATAGTGGCCTCTCCGGCCACGCCAGTTCGATGCGTGACAGGGGCGTGAAGAAGGCGCCGTTTATTGTGCTGATCGGCGCAAATATGCCCTCGATCCTGGCGGAGATTTCTTTCATCAGCAACCCAGGCGATGAGAAAAAGCTGCAGACTCCAGAGTACCGGCAGAAGATCGCGGAATCCCTGTTCCGGGGAATTTCGAAGTACGTCAATGGGCTAAGCGGAATTAAAGTCGCCACCAAGATGAGCAAGGCCGGGGTCCAGTAG